GGCCCAAAACTCCAATCAATGAAGAAGAGTTTGCACAAAGGTTGTTTGCTGAAGAAAACATCACGGTTTTACCTGGCAGCTACCTATCAAGAACCGTTGATGGTATAAACCCGGGCGAAGGACGAATCCGAATGGCGCTCGTCGCAGAAGTGGATGAATGCCTGGAAGCAGCTCAGCGGATTCGAAGCCTGATCGAACGACTCAACAAGTCATAACATATTAGTTAAATCCCAAACCAGAATGTATCTAAAGCACCAAAGGTTAAAGCATGTCCACTAAAATATATGGCATTAAAAACTGCGACACGATGAAGAAAGCATTTAAATGGCTTGATTCTAAGGGTGTCAGTTATGAATTTCAGGATTACAAAAAAGAAGCACCCTCTGAAGAGCAAGCCAAGCAGTGGATTGAAACCTTAGGCTGGGAAAACGTTATCAATAAACGCGGCACGACATGGCGTAAGCTGGATGACGATCTAAAGAACAACATGAACGAACAAAAAGCGGTTGAAGTCATCCTAGACAACCCATCCATTATTAAGCGTCCGCTATTAGAGCATAACGATCAAACTATTCTTGGATTCAAAGAAGCTGACTACCAAGCCCTTTTTGAGTCCTAATCTTTTTAAATCACGTTTATCCGAATTCAACAGGAGTTAACATGGCATTTTCATTTGCAATCGGTATCGGCACCAAAAACACTAAAGGCGAGTGGCTGGAAACGTTTTTCCAAGCACCTGTGCTAAATCCAGCGGACAGCATCATTGACGCAGCAAAAGCTGCGATTGGTTATACCAAAGGCAATCAAACAATCGAAGCTTCAACTGAAGCACTTACCGCATTGGCAAGCGCTTTGGAATCAGCAGGCGAAGCAACTCAAGCTAACATTGCAAAAACAGCTGCTCAATCATCAGCGCCAGCGGTTGTAGTTGTTCTTGAATCAGACGAACAAGCAAGCTCAACTCCAGAAGTGTATTTAAAGCTTCATCTTCTATCACACCGTTTGGTAAAACCACACGGCGTTAATCTGGCTGGCATCTTTGGTCTACTTCCAAACGTCGCATGGACCAATGTAGGTGCGATCGACCTGACAGAACTTGCTCAAAAACAACTTGAAGCTCGTGCTAAAGGCGAGTTAATCCAGGTTCAATCTGTGGATAAGTTTCCTAAAATGACGGATTACGTAGTTCCAGCCGGTGTACGTATCGCGGATACTTCACGTGTACGTCTTGGCGCTTACATTGGTGAAGGCACCACCATCATGCACGAAGGCTTCGTGAACTTTAATGCAGGTACCGAAGGCACGTCTATGGTTGAAGGCCGTATCTCTGCTGGCGTCATGGTAGGCGAAGGCAGTGACCTGGGCGGTGGCTGTTCAACAATGGGTACCTTGTCTGGCGGCGGTAACATCATCATTGCAGTGGGTAAAAACAGCTTAATCGGCGCAAACGCCGGTATTGGCATTCCACTAGGTGACCGTTGTACGGTTGAAGCGGGCCTTTATATTACTGCCGGTACCAAGGTTATTATGCTGGATGACCAAAACCAAGCGGTTGAAACGGTTAAAGCGCGCGACCTTGCAAACAAGAACGACCTATTATTCCGTCGTAACTCTCAAACCGGTGCTGTGGAATGTAAAACCAACAAAACAGCCATCGAGCTTAACGAAGAATTGCACGCAAACAACTAAGTTTTACCCAAGTAATTCAATACCCTACTCAATCCCCGGCCTTCTGCCGGGGATTTTTTATCCTGTCCGAAAGACCATTCAGCGGTTCATACTTAACATTTCACTCTATATTTATATACCAACCATCTGAATTTTCATGTTTTTTGCGTTGCGTCTCAAAATTGAATTAAGTAGCATCTGTTAAATTGAACTATCATTATCTGCTAGTCCCATATTAAAGCCTGCGCAGGGAAAACCATGGAGAATAAAAGAATGTTAAGGTGTGGTTACCAAAGTTTATTTTATATTTTGTTTGCTTGGATATTAGCAGCCTGCGGCGGTGGCGGCGGTGGTGGTGTTGACCCGAATGATGGGAATATCGGTGGTGGCTCATCTAGTTCCAGCGTTGATCTTGTTCTACAAGACTCTGCTGGTAATCCTATCGTTAACATTTCAGACGCCAGCTCTGCATTTCTGGTAGCCTCTCTTTCTGGCTCTAACAATGCTAACCGTATTGTAAACTTCTCTTTAACTGAGCCTTATGGACGATTAAATCCAAGCTCAGGACGTGCGGTAACTAATTCAAGTGGCGTAGCAAGTATCCAAATTTTTGCAGGTACAGAGGCTGGTGCTGGAACGGCAGCTGTTGTCGTTGACACAGGAGCGTTTGATACCACAACCTATAACGCTCTTGGCGATGAAGGTGACTCTTCATCACTACCAGCTAACGCAACGCTTGAAGTTAATATCTACAAAGCTGCGGCATACACTGCTACCCCGCAATCTAAAACGCCATTTAACTCCGGCGAAGAAATTACTCGCGATGTTAGAGCCGTAATTGAAGCTCAATTATCAACCACCTCAGCAACTGAGAGCGTTGAAGGATTTGTCATAAGTTTTTCAACTGATCTTGGGGTACTTAACCAATCAACAGCTTTAACCGATAGCAATGGTATTGCTTACGTCATTCTTTCTGCAGGAGATACAGCAGGTGCTGGCACCGCAACCGCAACTATTAGTGGAGTTTCTAAAGGAGCCTCTTTTGCGACAGCGGGTGACGATGTAGATACAACCACTACAGCTGTAACAGTCACTCAAGATTTCGCCCTATCCTCAAAGGAGGATACAAGAAATATTACCACCACAGACAACGGTATTCTCACCGTCGGTTTAACCCAGGGTAGCGCATTACAATATGCAAATGTAAACGTAACTATTACAGGACAAGGGATCTTAGAATATACTTTTCCGGGCACAACCCGTACGATTACAGGCCAATCTTTAGACGTTATTACAGATTCCAACGGTCAAGCCGTTCTTGATATTATTCCAGGTTCTATATCTGGAAA
Above is a genomic segment from Litoribrevibacter albus containing:
- a CDS encoding ArsC family reductase codes for the protein MSTKIYGIKNCDTMKKAFKWLDSKGVSYEFQDYKKEAPSEEQAKQWIETLGWENVINKRGTTWRKLDDDLKNNMNEQKAVEVILDNPSIIKRPLLEHNDQTILGFKEADYQALFES
- the dapD gene encoding 2,3,4,5-tetrahydropyridine-2,6-dicarboxylate N-succinyltransferase, which encodes MAFSFAIGIGTKNTKGEWLETFFQAPVLNPADSIIDAAKAAIGYTKGNQTIEASTEALTALASALESAGEATQANIAKTAAQSSAPAVVVVLESDEQASSTPEVYLKLHLLSHRLVKPHGVNLAGIFGLLPNVAWTNVGAIDLTELAQKQLEARAKGELIQVQSVDKFPKMTDYVVPAGVRIADTSRVRLGAYIGEGTTIMHEGFVNFNAGTEGTSMVEGRISAGVMVGEGSDLGGGCSTMGTLSGGGNIIIAVGKNSLIGANAGIGIPLGDRCTVEAGLYITAGTKVIMLDDQNQAVETVKARDLANKNDLLFRRNSQTGAVECKTNKTAIELNEELHANN